A genomic window from Silene latifolia isolate original U9 population chromosome Y, ASM4854445v1, whole genome shotgun sequence includes:
- the LOC141634006 gene encoding uncharacterized protein LOC141634006 yields the protein MANGNKSFHPVYSVSNIKNFVPITLETENVHYASWAELFKNTARAFDVIAHIEPPKDTVINKDALWSRLDAIVKQWIYATISIDLLHTIIDADSSAEQAWTRLKDLFNDNQNARAVMLEQQFTNIRMDQYPNVSSYCQALKMIADQLANVGAPVSDTRLVLQLVTHVSDGYRGIATLIQQSDPLPSFHKARSMLTLEESTRSAQSNAGPDSALAVSHSDTNAAAEPKPPSNHGNNNQQNNYYRGKGGRNNNRSNNYKGKNNGNGNSHYNNNNNGRYNGNGNGRNNQQSSVQAPSGWTWVPISPWQAQPGWGTPPCPYPTTGWTQPNSRGILGPRPQQALLTQSPTTGMPQGALVPTDLAAVMQSLNLQQPDDMYYMDTGATSHMTGTNGPHDGGADNEKH from the exons ATGGCCAACGGCAACAAATCATTTCATCCTGTTTACTCCGTCTCAAATATCAAAAATTTTGTTCCTATCACCCTTGAAACAGAGAACGTTCACTATGCTTCGTGGGCGGAATTATTCAAAAACACCGCTCGCGCATTCGATGTCATCGCTCATATTGAGCCACCTAAAGACACTGTCATTAACAAGGATGCTCTATGGTCTCGACTCGACGCTATCGTCAAACAATGGATTTATGCTACCATATCCATTGATCTTCTCCATACCATCATTGATGCCGACTCCTCTGCTGAACAAGCATGGACTCGCCTCAAAGACCTTTTTAATGATAATCAAAATGCTCGTGCCGTGATGCTTGAACAACAATTCACTAACATTCGGATGGATCAATACCCGAATGTCTCCTCTTACTGTCAAGCCTTGAAGATGATAGCCGATCAATTGGCTAATGTTGGCGCCCCGGTCTCCGACACCCGTCTCGTTCTCCAACTTGTCACTCACGTTTCTGATGGGTATCGGGGTATTGCCACCTTAATTCAACAAAGTGATCCGCTCCCCTCTTTTCACAAAGCCAGGAGCATGCTCACACTCGAAGAAAGTACCCGCTCTGCTCAGTCCAATGCCGGACCTGATTCTGCCCTTGCCGTGTCCCACTCGGACACAAATGCTGCTGCTGAACCCAAGCCGCCCTCCAACCATGGCAATAACAATCAGCAAAACAACTATTACAGAGGGAAAGGCGGACGCAATAACAATCGCAGCAACAATTACAAAGGTAAAAACAATGGTAATGGTAACTCTcattacaataacaataacaatggcAGGTACAATGGTAATGGCAATGGCCGCAACAACCAGCAGAGCTCCGTTCAGGCACCCTCCGGCTGGACATGGGTCCCTATATCCCCGTGGCAAGCACAACCAGGGTGGGGGACACCACCTTGTCCTTACCCGACTACCGGCTGGACTCAACCCAATTCTCGTGGCATCCTTGGGCCTCGTCCTCAACAGGCTCTCCTTACTCAATCTCCTACTACCGGGATGCCCCAGGGAGCCCTTGTTCCCACTGATCTCGCCGCGGTGATGCAAAGTCTCAATCTTCAACAGCCTGACGACATGTATTATATGGACACGGGAGCAACTTCGCACATGACCGGTACCAATG GACCTCACGACGGGGGTGCCGATAATGAGAAGCACTAG